One Blastocatellia bacterium DNA window includes the following coding sequences:
- the hemG gene encoding protoporphyrinogen oxidase: MSNYQDVVIVGAGITGLVTAYQLTKQNIRLTILEQNTRVGGVINSSRVNGYLLEYGPNSFQESDEVNQLISELNLNAELVTANPKMPRYVYLNGKLQAVPLSPPALISSKLLSLSGKLRILAEPIISKPKEAKEESIASFVKRRLGPQVHDRLVAPFVSGIYAGNTEELSLAASFPTLATLENNYGSLLIGAIKTARNNKASGKKPIAKRLCSFADGLATLPQTLANYLKDSLKTSCEILSINVNKGDYIVKYKQNNVVTEIISKCVVLATPAYISAKWLSNIPALANELLAIKYAPIAVVHLSLPLEIDLNGFGFLVPRNQGIRLLGSIWNSSLFPNRSLNKEILLTNFIGGSHDEKAIELTDKELGQIVSQEIKSILNLKNTPKIINVYKYQKAIPQYTLGHLTRLSTIESELNSKPGLYLASNYLQGVSLGDCVSRAIKLAIAIKNFLT, encoded by the coding sequence ATGAGCAATTATCAAGATGTTGTAATTGTTGGTGCAGGAATTACAGGTTTAGTAACTGCTTATCAATTGACTAAACAAAATATTAGATTAACTATTTTAGAGCAAAATACTAGAGTGGGAGGAGTAATAAATAGCTCCAGGGTCAATGGTTATTTACTTGAATATGGGCCAAATAGCTTTCAAGAATCAGATGAAGTTAATCAATTAATTTCTGAGCTAAACCTAAATGCTGAGCTAGTTACTGCCAACCCCAAAATGCCCCGCTATGTTTATCTTAATGGTAAACTCCAAGCCGTACCTTTAAGCCCACCTGCTTTAATTTCTTCTAAATTATTAAGTTTAAGCGGTAAATTACGTATTTTAGCCGAGCCAATAATTAGTAAGCCCAAAGAAGCAAAAGAAGAATCTATAGCTAGTTTTGTAAAACGTAGACTTGGCCCCCAAGTCCATGATCGTTTGGTTGCTCCTTTTGTATCGGGAATATATGCAGGAAATACAGAAGAACTAAGCTTAGCAGCAAGCTTTCCTACTCTTGCAACATTAGAAAATAATTATGGTTCTCTTTTGATAGGAGCTATAAAAACAGCACGTAATAATAAAGCTTCTGGAAAAAAGCCTATAGCTAAACGTCTTTGCTCCTTTGCTGATGGTTTAGCCACTTTGCCCCAAACCCTAGCTAATTACTTAAAAGATAGCTTAAAAACTAGTTGTGAAATTTTATCTATAAATGTAAATAAAGGAGATTATATTGTTAAATATAAGCAAAACAATGTAGTTACTGAGATTATTAGTAAATGTGTGGTTCTAGCAACACCAGCTTATATTTCCGCAAAATGGCTAAGTAATATTCCTGCTTTAGCTAATGAACTTTTAGCAATTAAATATGCCCCTATTGCCGTTGTACATTTAAGTTTACCTCTAGAAATAGATCTAAATGGTTTTGGCTTTTTAGTCCCAAGAAATCAAGGTATTAGATTATTAGGATCTATCTGGAATTCAAGCCTTTTTCCAAACCGCTCTCTAAATAAAGAAATACTTTTAACAAATTTTATTGGCGGCTCACATGATGAAAAGGCTATAGAATTAACAGATAAAGAACTAGGACAAATTGTTAGTCAAGAAATAAAATCTATCTTAAATCTTAAAAATACTCCTAAAATAATTAATGTCTATAAATACCAAAAAGCAATACCACAATATACTCTAGGTCATTTAACTAGATTATCCACCATTGAATCAGAGCTTAATAGTAAACCAGGGTTATATTTAGCTAGTAATTATCTTCAAGGTGTATCTTTAGGAGATTGCGTTAGCCGAGCAATTAAATTAGCTATAGCAATTAAAAATTTTCTAACTTAA
- a CDS encoding TetR/AcrR family transcriptional regulator yields MARTVSPENEAIRRQQIVSAAHSVFIKKDFSKVRIEDIAKQAKLSKGAVLYYFETKEDVFLALFEWLTQLVAQRFEMAVNTSKDPLVQLNNVVDQAFDSVKLHRAFFRIYLDCLGQGSRKEEYARINRAFYQACHEHYRKIIENGQRCALFRDIDINDASLVMRAIIEGLGIQWLFMGTDQDLKHYGKLAREAILRYHGIEPRELELKKLANKVNNEAKTEEIIDMPLVVS; encoded by the coding sequence ATGGCCCGAACTGTTTCACCAGAAAATGAAGCCATCAGACGACAACAAATTGTCTCTGCTGCTCATAGCGTTTTTATTAAAAAAGATTTTTCCAAAGTGCGCATTGAGGATATTGCTAAACAAGCAAAATTATCTAAAGGAGCGGTACTTTATTATTTTGAAACAAAAGAAGATGTCTTTTTAGCTCTTTTTGAATGGCTTACTCAATTAGTTGCTCAACGTTTTGAAATGGCAGTAAATACTAGCAAAGATCCTTTAGTACAACTTAATAATGTAGTAGATCAAGCCTTTGATTCTGTTAAATTACATCGAGCTTTTTTCCGTATCTATCTTGATTGTTTAGGTCAGGGAAGCCGAAAAGAAGAATATGCACGGATTAATCGAGCCTTCTATCAAGCCTGTCATGAGCATTACCGTAAAATTATTGAAAATGGTCAACGTTGCGCACTATTTCGAGATATAGATATTAATGATGCCTCGCTTGTAATGCGTGCAATTATTGAAGGTCTTGGGATTCAATGGCTATTTATGGGAACAGATCAGGATTTAAAACATTATGGCAAACTAGCTAGAGAAGCTATTTTGCGCTATCACGGAATTGAACCAAGGGAGCTAGAACTAAAAAAGCTAGCTAATAAAGTAAATAATGAGGCTAAAACAGAGGAAATTATTGATATGCCCCTAGTTGTTAGCTAA
- a CDS encoding roadblock/LC7 domain-containing protein yields MQLNAQFYHDLFNKRIQQASSLIVKEGWASSSNLMELVKKLQEDANARHVFIIERSGKDSISYGDLGNIHTTDLVALIVGKTLVCDALANLVNGNNFSALSVEGKRWGAHMSALGERAILIVIFDQQTNIDRVGLRVRRAAKELAETLALVNQLI; encoded by the coding sequence ATGCAATTAAATGCCCAGTTCTATCACGATTTATTTAATAAGCGTATTCAACAAGCATCATCCTTAATTGTAAAAGAAGGATGGGCTAGTTCTAGTAATTTAATGGAGTTAGTAAAAAAACTTCAGGAAGACGCTAATGCTAGACATGTTTTTATTATTGAGCGTAGTGGCAAAGATTCTATTTCTTATGGTGATTTAGGAAATATTCATACTACAGACCTAGTAGCTTTAATTGTAGGAAAAACTTTAGTCTGTGATGCTTTAGCAAATTTAGTTAATGGAAATAACTTTTCTGCTCTTTCTGTAGAGGGTAAACGCTGGGGCGCGCATATGTCAGCATTAGGAGAAAGGGCCATTTTAATTGTAATTTTTGACCAGCAAACAAATATTGATCGTGTAGGGCTTCGTGTAAGACGTGCAGCAAAAGAATTAGCAGAAACCTTAGCTTTAGTAAATCAGCTTATATAA
- a CDS encoding radical SAM protein, whose amino-acid sequence MRITEIYQSIQGESSFAGLPCIFVRTTGCDLRCSWCDSEFAFYGGKKLSLEQIIKKIQSFPIKLVELTGGEPLLQKDIPILAYQLLELGYTVMIETGGHRDVSVLDTRVIKIMDIKCPASRESEKNLWSNLDHLTPQDEIKFVIADRSDYEWVKDIINKYNLGRFRLLASPVYGKMQPQDLVEWILTDNLPVRFQLQLHKYVWAADQRGV is encoded by the coding sequence ATGAGAATTACAGAAATATACCAAAGTATTCAAGGGGAATCATCGTTTGCTGGTTTGCCCTGTATTTTTGTACGCACAACAGGTTGTGACTTGCGCTGTAGTTGGTGTGACAGCGAATTTGCTTTTTATGGGGGTAAAAAACTTTCTTTAGAGCAAATTATAAAAAAAATACAGAGCTTTCCTATTAAACTAGTAGAACTTACTGGGGGAGAGCCTTTATTACAAAAAGATATTCCTATTCTAGCCTATCAATTACTTGAATTAGGTTATACGGTTATGATTGAAACTGGTGGACATCGAGATGTGTCTGTTTTAGATACTAGAGTAATTAAGATAATGGATATTAAATGTCCTGCTAGTAGAGAGAGTGAAAAAAACCTATGGTCTAATTTAGACCATTTAACCCCACAAGATGAAATTAAATTTGTTATTGCTGATCGTTCAGATTATGAATGGGTTAAAGACATTATCAACAAATATAACCTTGGAAGATTTCGCCTTTTAGCCTCTCCAGTGTATGGAAAAATGCAGCCTCAAGATTTAGTAGAATGGATATTAACGGACAATTTGCCTGTAAGATTTCAACTACAACTACATAAATATGTTTGGGCAGCAGACCAAAGAGGGGTTTAG
- a CDS encoding glycosyltransferase: MERLSLTSESPKIQPQSNQLASTNKLLGIVLLISPLLVFSLFVVYYLITLSDVILAFTSALALLIVLLLTYLIINSLVNLGQSLFSLQTARHNVISRRFNSRFTLVDSPKTQPVSILLWVRNQGYGLTETIKALLALNYPDYEIIIINDGSTDNTMEVLEIEFGLQPLNRIFRRSLPASSITATYTSPKYPIITVIEKPYTGRADCLNIGVNLAKAPLICVIEPNHLLTRDALLLLAKPFIEYPSTTIMTVGLGEKRVNIEDVSLRENLQVIERKHFFHSSLIIRDNFCLVTANKNAVKLVKKNELIEIGGFSISDLSDLLLNLKLQQLLSTKKQNYRFSYIPDVLCWENNLLEPQNAFESHSNWQANILTAIVSNIKLLFNFTSTQSLLASCLLILEIFNPILTLLGIILAPIAFLIGAISLELTVLYFIAFITFSLLVSLSGIIADEFSLRYQHSLAEIVNLVLASLVESLFYQPVVKFWRVLGAFRTLLS, translated from the coding sequence ATGGAGCGGCTAAGTTTGACATCTGAAAGCCCCAAAATACAACCTCAATCTAATCAATTAGCTAGTACCAATAAATTGTTGGGCATAGTCTTATTGATTAGTCCTTTATTAGTATTTTCTCTATTTGTAGTTTATTATCTAATCACTTTATCAGACGTTATCTTAGCGTTCACCTCTGCATTAGCTTTATTAATTGTTTTACTATTAACATATTTAATTATCAATAGTTTAGTTAATTTGGGACAGAGTTTATTTTCCTTACAAACTGCTCGGCATAATGTAATTAGCCGGCGTTTTAATAGTCGTTTTACTTTAGTTGACTCCCCAAAAACTCAACCTGTCTCTATTTTGCTTTGGGTACGTAACCAAGGCTATGGATTAACAGAAACAATCAAAGCCTTACTAGCACTTAATTATCCAGATTATGAAATTATAATTATTAATGATGGTTCTACAGATAATACAATGGAGGTTTTAGAAATAGAGTTTGGGCTTCAACCACTTAATAGAATATTTCGCCGATCACTTCCAGCTAGTTCTATTACAGCTACTTATACTTCCCCTAAATACCCTATTATCACTGTAATAGAAAAGCCCTATACAGGAAGAGCAGATTGCTTAAATATTGGGGTTAATTTAGCCAAAGCTCCTTTAATATGTGTTATTGAGCCTAATCATTTGCTTACACGCGATGCTTTACTACTGCTAGCAAAACCTTTTATTGAATACCCTTCAACAACAATTATGACGGTTGGTTTAGGAGAAAAAAGAGTTAATATTGAGGATGTATCTTTAAGAGAAAACCTACAAGTTATTGAAAGAAAACATTTTTTCCATAGTAGCCTAATTATTAGAGATAATTTTTGTTTAGTAACTGCTAATAAAAATGCTGTTAAATTAGTTAAGAAAAATGAATTAATTGAGATAGGAGGTTTTTCTATTTCAGATCTTTCAGATTTACTACTTAATCTTAAGCTTCAGCAATTATTAAGTACTAAAAAACAAAACTATAGATTTTCTTATATTCCTGATGTTCTTTGCTGGGAGAATAACTTATTAGAGCCACAAAATGCTTTTGAATCACATAGTAACTGGCAAGCAAACATACTAACAGCAATTGTTAGTAATATTAAGTTATTATTTAATTTTACGTCAACACAATCTCTTTTAGCTTCTTGTTTACTTATTTTAGAAATATTTAACCCTATACTGACATTATTAGGAATTATTTTAGCTCCAATAGCTTTTTTAATTGGTGCTATATCTTTAGAATTAACTGTGCTTTATTTTATCGCTTTTATCACTTTTTCATTATTAGTTAGCTTAAGTGGAATAATTGCAGATGAGTTTTCTCTAAGATATCAACATTCACTAGCAGAAATAGTTAACTTAGTGTTAGCTTCTTTAGTAGAAAGTCTTTTTTATCAACCAGTTGTTAAGTTTTGGCGTGTTCTTGGAGCTTTTAGGACTTTGTTATCCTAA
- a CDS encoding HEAT repeat domain-containing protein: MVWLFYFLAILLFLWAILVLGLVIYSYLSVAQRSRRALLRASLQATIQQKIVQFGSLEAIDSKDLVSTLLSISKKDRNCLRDCLVEYTNGLYEEEISKIRETYDQLGFLKKDIDTLQKGNWIKKSEAAIRLGRIHCASAIEVITALLRDDNKEVRLAAVCALADIGDLRSVPSIIYALADADGWQVLQVADKLLNMQADITRPLLDLLQASGSVKERRELAQKTVLELIADFGHRGSERLGARAARLASTKFLSNDSVDMRARAIRAIAAVGIETNDELDLILNCLSDKDWPVRAVAAKALGQLQQEQSIPALTRSLTDEAWWVRHNAAHSLAMLGTNGLAELRTQTLNPDRFARDIAKQVLEELQLDGAAKFDI, translated from the coding sequence ATGGTATGGCTATTTTATTTCTTGGCAATTCTACTTTTTCTTTGGGCCATTTTAGTGTTAGGTTTGGTGATTTATAGTTATTTGTCTGTAGCTCAACGAAGTAGACGCGCCCTGCTACGTGCTAGTTTACAAGCTACAATTCAACAAAAAATAGTTCAATTTGGCTCGCTAGAAGCTATAGATAGCAAAGATTTAGTTAGTACTTTGCTTAGTATAAGTAAAAAAGATAGAAATTGCCTGCGAGATTGTTTAGTAGAATATACCAATGGACTTTACGAAGAAGAAATAAGCAAAATTCGTGAAACCTATGATCAATTAGGTTTTTTAAAAAAAGATATTGACACACTACAAAAAGGTAATTGGATAAAGAAGTCTGAAGCTGCCATTAGATTAGGGCGCATTCATTGTGCAAGCGCAATTGAAGTTATTACAGCTTTGCTACGCGATGATAATAAAGAAGTGCGTTTAGCTGCTGTATGTGCATTAGCCGACATTGGCGATTTACGTTCAGTTCCCTCAATTATTTACGCGCTTGCCGATGCAGATGGCTGGCAAGTATTACAAGTAGCCGATAAACTACTTAATATGCAGGCAGATATAACACGACCCTTACTAGACCTACTACAAGCATCTGGATCAGTAAAAGAACGTAGAGAGCTTGCACAGAAAACAGTTTTAGAGTTAATTGCTGATTTTGGTCATCGAGGCAGTGAGCGTTTAGGAGCAAGAGCAGCACGTTTAGCATCTACAAAATTTTTAAGTAATGACTCTGTTGATATGCGAGCGCGGGCTATTCGTGCTATTGCTGCGGTAGGAATAGAAACTAACGATGAGTTAGATCTAATCTTAAATTGTTTATCAGACAAAGATTGGCCTGTTCGCGCTGTAGCGGCTAAAGCACTTGGACAATTACAACAAGAACAATCTATTCCTGCTCTTACTCGTTCGTTGACTGATGAAGCTTGGTGGGTGCGCCATAATGCAGCACATTCACTTGCAATGTTAGGTACTAATGGCTTGGCAGAACTTCGTACCCAAACCTTAAATCCTGACCGTTTTGCTCGTGATATTGCTAAACAAGTTCTTGAGGAGTTGCAGTTAGATGGAGCGGCTAAGTTTGACATCTGA
- a CDS encoding ankyrin repeat domain-containing protein, whose amino-acid sequence MTKIQKVFGVLIIIFALMAGFARSNAEKTALINAAAAGRTDQVKVLLEKGMDINYRDKYKRSALLMAASEGHSDTVKFLLEKGAELNAKDNKGNNALVIASIAGHLDTVKTLLNKGIEVNAKNNNGETALIHAVAEDHIDVTNLLIENGADINIKDKDGDTPLTVAIRINSTDITKLLLEKGVDPNIKDRNNSPILISAVQQGDLDLVKLLLEKGVDINTKDHDGNTAIALAVSMSDLDITKLLLEKGADVNGKSLDGETLLIDALNNENIDITKLLLEKGADLNVKTADGDYPLLQLVANDNFELVQLLLEKGADPNSKNADGEFALMIAVNNDNKETLELLLNKGADVNLKDAESTTALMIAVANENIEAVELLLNKGADVNSKNAEGETAFLIAKEIFGADELDNNQEHEIISLLKKAGAK is encoded by the coding sequence ATGACTAAAATCCAAAAAGTTTTTGGCGTTCTTATTATTATCTTTGCTTTGATGGCTGGTTTTGCTCGTAGTAATGCTGAAAAAACAGCCCTTATTAATGCAGCAGCAGCAGGTCGCACCGACCAAGTAAAAGTGTTACTTGAAAAAGGGATGGATATAAATTATAGAGACAAGTATAAGCGTTCTGCTTTGTTAATGGCTGCATCTGAAGGGCATAGCGACACAGTGAAATTTTTACTTGAAAAAGGTGCTGAGCTTAATGCTAAAGATAATAAAGGTAATAATGCCCTAGTTATTGCTTCTATTGCAGGGCATCTTGATACAGTCAAAACACTCTTAAACAAGGGAATTGAAGTAAACGCCAAAAATAATAATGGAGAAACTGCCCTTATACATGCAGTGGCAGAAGATCATATTGATGTAACCAATTTATTAATAGAAAATGGTGCTGACATCAACATTAAAGATAAAGATGGAGATACTCCTTTAACTGTAGCTATTAGAATTAATAGCACAGACATCACCAAACTTCTTTTAGAAAAAGGTGTTGACCCAAATATTAAAGACCGCAATAACTCTCCAATTTTAATTTCTGCTGTCCAACAAGGCGATTTAGACCTAGTAAAACTTCTTTTAGAAAAAGGTGTCGATATTAACACTAAAGATCATGATGGAAACACAGCCATAGCTTTAGCAGTATCAATGAGTGATTTAGATATTACCAAACTTTTACTTGAAAAGGGTGCTGATGTTAATGGTAAAAGTCTTGATGGTGAAACATTGTTAATTGACGCTTTAAATAATGAAAATATTGATATTACTAAGCTCTTACTTGAAAAAGGTGCTGACCTTAATGTTAAAACTGCTGATGGTGATTATCCTCTACTTCAATTAGTTGCAAATGATAATTTTGAGCTAGTTCAATTATTGCTAGAAAAAGGTGCTGACCCTAATTCTAAAAACGCTGATGGTGAATTTGCCCTAATGATAGCTGTTAATAACGACAACAAAGAAACTTTAGAATTATTATTAAATAAAGGTGCTGATGTTAACTTAAAGGACGCTGAAAGCACTACAGCTTTAATGATAGCTGTAGCTAATGAAAATATAGAAGCTGTTGAATTACTACTAAATAAAGGTGCTGATGTTAATAGTAAAAATGCTGAAGGTGAAACAGCCTTCTTGATTGCTAAAGAAATATTTGGAGCAGATGAGCTAGATAACAATCAGGAACATGAAATAATCAGCTTGCTTAAAAAAGCTGGCGCAAAATAA